A stretch of Polypterus senegalus isolate Bchr_013 chromosome 3, ASM1683550v1, whole genome shotgun sequence DNA encodes these proteins:
- the LOC120526954 gene encoding piggyBac transposable element-derived protein 4-like has translation MATRKLTSSEVLQAILDNNSDHDFSSTEEDFSDNDDQQRVLHDTVNDDASDDSDEWVYPQHLNWTAACGELPFLYPFEATCGFTVDVNNYTAKQFYELFVSPDLIRHFVHQTNLYAAQFIEKNPNLPPHSRVHAWVDTDENEMKKIIGILMLMGIIRKPDIEMYWSTDPMYATPIFATIMKRNRFSLLLKFFHLNDNSNEPDKKDPNRDRLFKLRPLIDHLFETFQSYIPGPSVAVDESLLLWKGLLQFRQYLPLKRARFGIKMFCLAENSGYIYRFCVYTGKEDPMSSISAVLPDKCKDFGLSEKIVVYLALPLLDNGYTIWMDNWYSSCRLFHYLHHRKTTACGTICSNRVPPEVHNSAPALGQHIAYRSGPLLCLKFRDKKNVHMLTTQHNESVQEAPRRRGRPSPTNVRYKPQCIIEYNSNMGAVDKQDQVLEPYSAARKTMKWYKKLSVHLLQMAMLNAHILYQKNGGTKTFLQFEHDVIADFIFSGEEQHADRVEAVVKLTERHFPDKLEPTTTWTKPQARCRVCSKKGQRRDVKTFCSKCPSNPGLCAVPCFSLWHSKLKY, from the coding sequence ATGGCGACACGTAAACTAACTTCAAGTGAGGTTTTGCAGGCGATTTTGGACAATAATTCTGATCACGATTTTAGCAGTACTGAAGAAGATTTTAGCGACAATGATGATCAGCAACGTGTGCTGCATGATACTGTGAATGACGACGCATCGGATGATAGCGATGAGTGGGTATATCCGCAGCATCTCAACTGGACTGCTGCCTGTGGTGAACTACCATTTCTGTATCCGTTTGAGGCAACGTGTGGGTTTACTGTTGATGTAAACAATTACACTGCTAAGCAGTTTTATGAGCTGTTTGTGTCACCTGACTTGATTAGACATTTTGTTCATCAAACAAATCTGTATGCAGCAcagtttattgagaaaaatcCCAATTTACCTCCACATTCCCGTGTTCATGCTTGGGTAGACACTGATGAAAacgaaatgaaaaaaatcattggGATTTTGATGTTGATGGGAATAATCAGAAAACCTGATATTGAGATGTACTGGTCTACAGATCCTATGTATGCAACACCTATTTTTGCTACTATCATGAAACGTAACCGATTCTCTTTGctgctgaaattctttcatttgaatgACAACAGCAATGAGCCAGATAAGAAAGATCCAAACCGTGACCGCTTGTTCAAGCTACGTCCTTTGATTGAccatttatttgaaacatttcagtCCTACATACCAGGCCCGTCAGTTGCAGTTGATGAAAGTTTATTGTTGTGGAAGGGCCTCTTACAGTTTCGACAGTATCTACCATTGAAAAGGGCACGGTTTGGTATCAAGATGTTTTGCTTAGCTGAGAATTCAGGTTACATTTATAGATTTTGTGTATACACTGGCAAAGAGGATCCTatgagtagtatttcagcagtgttgCCAGACAAATGTAAAGACTTTGGACTTTCAGAGAAGATTGTTGTGTACCTTGCCCTACCACTATTGGACAATGGGTACACCATTTGGATGGATAACTGGTACTCCAGTTGTAGGCTGTTCCATTACCTTCATCATCGTAAAACTACAGCATGTGGCACAATTTGTTCTAACAGGGTCCCTCCAGAAGTTCACAATTCAGCACCAGCACTGGGCCAGCACATTGCATACCGCAGTGGCCCATTGCTGTGCCTGAAATTTCGAGACAAGAAAAATGTTCACATGCTAACAACTCAGCACAATGAGTCTGTGCAGGAGGCTCCCCGCAGAAGAGGACGCCCATCACCTACTAATGTCCGTTACAAGCCACAATGTATCATTGAATATAACAGCAACATGGGTGCTGTTGACAAGCAGGACCAAGTATTGGAACCCTATTCGGCTGCAAGAAAAACTATGAAGTGGTATAAAAAGTTATCAGTTCATCTGCTCCAAATGGCAATGCTGAATGCTCACATTCTGTACCAGAAAAATGGAGGCACaaaaacatttctccagtttGAACATGACGTCATTGCAGACTTCATTTTCTCTGGTGAGGAACAACATGCAGATAGAGTAGAAGCAGTGGTGAAGCTCACAGAACGTCACTTTCCGGACAAACTCGAACCAACAACAACTTGGACCAAGCCACAGGCACGCTGTCGTGTATGTTCAAAGAAGGGTCAACGTAGAGACGTCAAGACCTTCTGCTCAAAGTGTCCCAGCAATCCAGGACTTTGTGCAGTTCCCTGCTTTAGCCTGTGGCACAGCAAACTCAAATACTAG